The proteins below come from a single Methanotorris formicicus Mc-S-70 genomic window:
- a CDS encoding class I SAM-dependent methyltransferase, protein MEDVKRHIKNYWDVRSETYDNSPGHSGLPEVWKKVLYEICGNKKLRILDVGTGTGFLAILLAELGHEVVGIDLSEKMLERAREKADKKGLDIEFMIADAENLPFDDGEFDVVVNRHLLWTLPNPQKAINEWSRVVRPRGKVVAIDGKWMEKTFEEKIRKFIGQIAIMIYQKRNPWNSKSIYEKEEINKKLPFYGGSNPEDIVNLFKNANLTNISVKNLKWIREELNKETPYLYKIAWKNKSYFLVEGYKDI, encoded by the coding sequence ATGGAGGACGTAAAGAGGCATATCAAAAATTATTGGGATGTAAGAAGTGAAACCTACGACAATTCTCCAGGACATTCTGGATTACCAGAGGTTTGGAAAAAGGTTTTATATGAGATATGTGGAAATAAAAAATTGAGGATTTTGGATGTTGGAACTGGAACCGGGTTTTTGGCAATCTTGTTGGCGGAGTTGGGGCATGAAGTTGTCGGTATTGATCTATCAGAGAAAATGTTAGAAAGAGCAAGAGAAAAGGCAGATAAAAAAGGTTTAGATATTGAATTTATGATTGCAGATGCTGAGAATTTGCCTTTTGATGATGGGGAGTTTGATGTTGTTGTAAATAGGCATTTATTATGGACATTACCAAATCCACAGAAGGCAATTAATGAGTGGAGCAGAGTTGTAAGACCCAGGGGAAAGGTTGTTGCTATTGATGGTAAATGGATGGAGAAAACTTTTGAAGAAAAAATCAGAAAGTTTATTGGACAAATAGCAATAATGATATATCAAAAAAGAAATCCTTGGAACTCTAAAAGCATTTATGAAAAAGAAGAAATCAATAAAAAACTTCCATTTTATGGGGGCTCAAATCCAGAAGACATTGTAAATTTGTTTAAAAATGCAAATTTGACCAATATCTCTGTAAAAAACCTTAAATGGATCAGAGAAGAGTTGAATAAAGAAACTCCATATTTGTACAAAATAGCATGGAAAAATAAATCCTACTTCCTTGTTGAAGGATATAAAGATATTTAG
- a CDS encoding ABC transporter ATP-binding protein, producing MIKGKNLHKIFESGVFSKRKVIAVDGVDIEIKEGETLALIGESGSGKSTLGKLLLMLTEPTKGEVIFKGKNLTKMKKSELRKIRRKMQLIPQYPDSALDPRWTIYESILEPLRIHGIGNDDYDKIKELMEIVGLKEDHLNRFPHELSGGELQRAVIARTMVLNPKFIVCDEPTSMLDVSVQASIINLLMDLQKERNLSYLFITHDLEVANIVGHRMAVIYAGQIVEEGVDILDEPLHPYTQLLVKSLTMEEDIADTEEEIKKTLKFGKGCKYYNLCPERSEKCLKETPPLVELDKKRKVRCHKYA from the coding sequence ATGATTAAAGGCAAAAATCTGCATAAAATCTTTGAATCTGGAGTATTCTCAAAGCGTAAAGTGATTGCCGTTGATGGGGTTGATATTGAGATTAAAGAAGGAGAAACTCTGGCATTGATTGGAGAGAGTGGCAGTGGAAAATCAACACTTGGTAAACTACTTCTAATGCTCACAGAACCAACCAAAGGGGAAGTGATTTTTAAAGGAAAAAACCTCACAAAAATGAAAAAATCAGAACTTAGGAAAATTAGGAGGAAAATGCAATTAATTCCCCAATATCCAGACAGTGCATTAGACCCAAGATGGACGATATATGAAAGTATCTTAGAACCTTTAAGGATTCATGGGATTGGAAATGACGATTATGATAAAATTAAAGAACTTATGGAGATTGTTGGGTTAAAGGAAGATCATCTAAATAGATTTCCACATGAACTCAGTGGGGGAGAACTACAGAGGGCAGTTATAGCAAGGACGATGGTATTGAATCCAAAGTTTATTGTTTGTGATGAGCCAACATCCATGCTTGATGTTTCTGTCCAAGCATCCATTATTAACCTCCTTATGGACTTGCAGAAGGAGAGAAATCTATCTTATTTATTTATAACTCATGATTTGGAGGTTGCAAATATAGTTGGACATAGGATGGCTGTTATATATGCAGGACAGATTGTTGAAGAGGGAGTTGATATTTTAGATGAACCATTGCATCCCTACACACAACTCCTTGTCAAATCATTAACCATGGAGGAAGATATCGCAGATACTGAGGAAGAGATTAAAAAAACTTTGAAATTTGGGAAAGGTTGTAAATACTACAACCTCTGCCCAGAACGTAGTGAAAAATGCCTAAAAGAGACCCCGCCATTGGTTGAACTTGATAAAAAAAGAAAGGTTAGATGCCACAAATATGCATGA
- a CDS encoding ABC transporter ATP-binding protein: MNDLLVVKNLYVNFLVEDVSVKAVNGVSISIKEGETLCLIGESGSGKSVLGLSILRLLPENTEISGEIIFNGKNLLSLPEKEMRKIRGKEIAWVPQSPSTSLNPVLKVGYQVAEPMMLHLNLSKKDAYERTVELLDYFGIHPARRRAGEYPHQYSGGMRQRALVAMGTSTKPKLIIADEPTKGIDVIKKVRVVKLFEKIKKDNNKLSLLLITHDIPFAKKLADRVAVMYCGQVVEISKAETFFEEPLHPYSKSLLNSLPSKGLKPIKGHPPSMINPPKGCKFHPRCEFATDKCLKEPPFFECNGNLVRCYLYD, from the coding sequence ATGAACGATTTGTTGGTTGTCAAAAATCTATATGTGAATTTCTTGGTTGAGGATGTTAGTGTTAAGGCGGTTAATGGCGTTAGCATTAGTATAAAAGAAGGGGAGACTCTCTGTCTAATAGGAGAGAGTGGAAGTGGAAAATCTGTCTTAGGACTTTCAATATTAAGGTTATTGCCAGAGAATACAGAAATTAGTGGGGAGATAATTTTTAATGGAAAAAACCTTCTATCACTGCCAGAAAAAGAAATGAGGAAGATTAGGGGGAAAGAGATTGCATGGGTTCCACAAAGTCCCTCAACGTCCCTCAACCCAGTGTTAAAGGTTGGTTACCAAGTTGCAGAACCGATGATGTTGCATCTAAACTTAAGCAAAAAAGATGCCTATGAAAGAACTGTTGAGTTGTTGGATTACTTTGGTATCCATCCAGCAAGGAGAAGGGCTGGGGAATATCCCCATCAATACAGCGGAGGGATGAGACAGAGGGCTTTAGTAGCCATGGGAACATCAACAAAACCAAAACTCATCATTGCAGATGAGCCAACAAAAGGCATTGATGTAATAAAAAAAGTTAGGGTTGTTAAACTCTTTGAGAAGATTAAAAAGGACAATAATAAACTCTCCCTCCTTTTAATAACCCATGATATTCCATTTGCAAAAAAACTTGCCGATAGAGTTGCGGTAATGTACTGCGGGCAGGTGGTTGAGATTAGTAAAGCAGAGACATTTTTTGAAGAGCCATTGCATCCCTACTCAAAATCACTCCTAAACTCCCTCCCATCTAAGGGATTAAAGCCAATTAAAGGACATCCACCAAGCATGATTAACCCCCCAAAAGGTTGTAAGTTCCATCCAAGATGTGAGTTTGCAACAGATAAATGCCTAAAAGAACCGCCATTTTTTGAGTGTAACGGCAACCTTGTGAGGTGCTATCTCTATGATTAA
- the nikC gene encoding nickel transporter permease, which produces MIKLRDTIRIMLKNKTCLVGLIVISAITLSGLLAPIVAKNPYETNMLERLSPPSSEHPFGTDQLGRDLFSRVVYGARVSLIVAITISIISLTVGCSIGAVSGYAGGVVDDIIGRVIDVFLAIPELIFNIALVGVLCVILKSTSSVWVVMMAIVVTNWITYARLTRGIVLSLKEREFITSARMMGATDWWILLKHIIPNAIPPIIVLATLNVGNIIMTIASLGFLGLGIQPPTPEWGQILNTGKNYLTTAPWIMVFPGLAIMLAILGFNLLGDGLRDVLEPKSRRVT; this is translated from the coding sequence GTGATTAAGTTGAGGGATACGATAAGGATTATGTTAAAGAATAAAACATGCCTTGTAGGTTTGATTGTAATCTCAGCAATTACACTATCAGGATTATTGGCTCCAATTGTGGCAAAGAATCCTTATGAAACAAACATGCTTGAGAGGTTGTCTCCTCCATCATCAGAGCATCCATTTGGAACAGACCAACTTGGCAGGGACTTGTTTTCAAGGGTTGTTTATGGTGCAAGAGTTTCTTTAATTGTTGCGATAACGATTTCAATCATTTCTTTAACCGTTGGATGTTCGATTGGAGCGGTGAGTGGTTATGCTGGAGGGGTAGTTGACGATATTATTGGAAGAGTTATCGATGTATTTTTAGCAATTCCAGAACTTATATTCAATATCGCATTGGTTGGAGTTCTTTGCGTAATCCTAAAATCTACTTCCTCAGTTTGGGTTGTTATGATGGCAATCGTAGTTACAAATTGGATTACATACGCAAGATTGACAAGAGGTATTGTCCTATCTTTAAAAGAAAGGGAATTTATAACCTCTGCAAGGATGATGGGAGCAACGGATTGGTGGATTCTTCTAAAGCATATTATTCCAAACGCAATTCCTCCAATAATAGTCCTTGCAACCCTAAACGTTGGCAACATAATTATGACGATAGCAAGTTTAGGTTTTTTGGGCTTGGGGATTCAACCACCAACACCAGAATGGGGCCAGATTTTGAATACTGGAAAAAATTACCTAACAACTGCCCCATGGATAATGGTATTTCCAGGTTTGGCAATAATGCTTGCCATCCTTGGCTTTAACTTGCTTGGTGATGGTTTGAGAGATGTTTTAGAGCCAAAATCAAGGAGAGTGACATAA
- the nikB gene encoding nickel ABC transporter permease, producing MKKYILKRILQIIPTLIGASFLSFSLLYIFPGDPAEFILTMSTGTEPSPEEIEKFRIEAGLDKPLIIQYINWLFKIIQGDFGTSWSSGEPVLSEIMEKFPASAELFFSTFIISVTFAFLFGIVSALYRNKGVDHLCRIWSLIGISIPSFWLGLMFIWLFAVHLQILPSFGYGSIKHAILPVVTWSISFMAIKSRFIRAVLLDTLNEDYILTARAKGLSEKVVVLKHALRNALIPILTYLSMSISHLIIGSVMVEVVFAWPGLGSFFVESVAKRDFPVVQGLVFLSAVIFTLTNLIVDILYAIIDPRIRYGD from the coding sequence ATGAAAAAATACATTCTAAAAAGAATTCTCCAAATAATCCCCACCCTTATTGGAGCGTCTTTTTTATCATTTTCATTACTTTATATCTTCCCTGGAGATCCTGCAGAGTTTATCTTAACCATGAGTACAGGAACAGAGCCAAGTCCAGAAGAGATTGAGAAGTTTAGGATTGAGGCTGGTTTGGATAAGCCGTTGATTATTCAATATATAAATTGGCTCTTTAAAATTATTCAAGGAGATTTTGGAACTTCTTGGAGTAGTGGAGAGCCGGTATTGAGCGAAATTATGGAAAAATTTCCAGCATCTGCAGAGTTGTTTTTCTCAACGTTTATAATTTCTGTTACTTTTGCATTTTTGTTTGGTATTGTTTCTGCTTTATATAGGAACAAAGGGGTAGATCACCTCTGCAGGATATGGTCGCTTATTGGAATTAGTATTCCAAGTTTTTGGCTGGGTTTGATGTTTATATGGTTGTTTGCAGTTCATCTCCAAATACTTCCTTCATTTGGATATGGGTCAATTAAACATGCTATCCTTCCAGTTGTTACGTGGTCTATATCTTTTATGGCAATCAAATCAAGGTTCATTAGAGCAGTTTTGTTAGATACCTTAAATGAGGATTATATTTTAACTGCAAGGGCAAAGGGATTGTCTGAAAAAGTTGTGGTTCTAAAACATGCATTGAGGAATGCATTAATTCCAATTTTAACCTATCTTTCCATGTCAATAAGTCACTTAATCATTGGTTCTGTCATGGTTGAGGTTGTATTTGCATGGCCTGGATTGGGGTCTTTCTTTGTGGAATCTGTTGCAAAGAGGGATTTTCCAGTGGTTCAAGGGTTGGTTTTTTTGAGTGCAGTTATTTTCACATTAACCAACCTTATTGTTGATATCCTCTATGCAATTATTGATCCAAGAATAAGATACGGTGATTAA
- a CDS encoding ABC transporter substrate-binding protein, producing MKKLISILTIALLLLGGVAIAGCTGKAETSPNEVKTEETQKSTETKVEYKDTFILGYGKDHKLTGGKWGIGFFPKTHVLERLVEYDMSNDKLVPGLAESWEIKDGGKTIIFHLKKGIKFSDGTEFDANAVKFSMDRLIVKEHSLAPKGCDVIDKYTVAIHFEKPGFFNLAKMAEYHLGIMAPTSVNPVGDPNGTLVKPIGTGPFKVVDYKKDQYAIYEPNPYWYERNGIEPKFKKFVVKIIPDEDTRVMALRSGEVDAISDFVHGGSAYTPRNQLPLLEKDGFKVYKHDVPITWIIAFNYKKSPFNDPEVRKAVSLAINRDEIVKIFDNQVRPAWNGMFVPEAPGMKEANIKYEYNPEKAKEILKKKGMEGLKVKFIVDKGQGDQVLVAQLIQEQLKKAGFNPELEILEGGAYKQKRDSGDYDMRLYYIGGPHRRFYLRMYWRFYPGCKWSAYESEKVGSLCKKILENPEDIDENVRKKDLIAFYKALYDEMGVVPLYHDIMTAVMSPKVDAPSPDKFFTISGEPFFAEVGVKK from the coding sequence ATGAAAAAATTAATATCCATATTAACAATAGCGCTCCTTCTACTTGGAGGAGTTGCTATAGCGGGTTGTACAGGAAAAGCAGAAACATCCCCGAATGAGGTAAAGACTGAAGAAACCCAAAAATCCACAGAAACAAAAGTTGAATACAAAGACACCTTTATTTTAGGTTATGGAAAAGACCACAAACTTACAGGAGGAAAATGGGGAATCGGATTTTTCCCAAAAACACATGTCCTCGAAAGATTGGTTGAGTACGATATGTCTAATGATAAATTAGTTCCTGGATTGGCAGAAAGTTGGGAAATTAAAGATGGAGGAAAAACAATCATCTTCCACCTCAAAAAAGGAATCAAATTCTCTGATGGAACTGAATTTGATGCAAATGCTGTAAAGTTTTCAATGGATAGGTTAATTGTAAAGGAGCATAGTTTAGCACCAAAAGGATGCGATGTTATAGACAAATACACAGTTGCAATTCACTTTGAAAAACCAGGATTCTTCAACCTCGCTAAGATGGCAGAATATCATCTCGGTATAATGGCTCCTACGTCAGTAAATCCTGTTGGAGATCCCAATGGAACATTGGTTAAACCAATTGGAACAGGACCTTTCAAAGTTGTTGATTATAAAAAAGATCAATACGCAATCTATGAACCAAACCCATACTGGTATGAAAGAAATGGCATAGAGCCAAAATTCAAGAAATTTGTTGTTAAAATCATCCCAGATGAAGATACAAGAGTTATGGCTTTGAGAAGTGGAGAGGTTGATGCAATTTCTGACTTTGTGCATGGTGGTTCTGCATACACACCAAGAAACCAATTACCATTATTGGAAAAAGATGGATTTAAAGTTTATAAGCACGATGTTCCAATTACTTGGATTATTGCCTTCAACTATAAAAAATCCCCATTTAATGACCCAGAAGTTAGGAAGGCTGTAAGTTTAGCAATAAATAGGGATGAGATTGTTAAGATATTTGACAACCAAGTCAGACCAGCATGGAATGGAATGTTTGTTCCTGAAGCACCAGGAATGAAAGAAGCCAATATTAAATATGAATACAACCCAGAAAAGGCAAAAGAAATCTTGAAGAAGAAGGGAATGGAAGGTTTAAAAGTTAAATTCATAGTAGATAAAGGTCAAGGAGACCAGGTTTTAGTCGCACAACTTATTCAAGAACAACTTAAAAAAGCGGGCTTTAATCCAGAACTTGAAATCCTCGAAGGTGGAGCATACAAACAGAAGAGGGATTCAGGAGATTACGACATGAGGTTATACTACATTGGAGGGCCCCACAGAAGATTCTACTTAAGGATGTATTGGAGATTCTATCCAGGATGTAAATGGAGTGCCTATGAAAGTGAAAAAGTTGGAAGTTTATGTAAGAAAATCCTTGAGAATCCAGAAGATATTGATGAGAATGTTAGGAAGAAGGATTTAATAGCATTCTACAAGGCATTGTATGATGAGATGGGAGTTGTTCCACTTTACCATGATATTATGACTGCAGTAATGAGTCCAAAGGTAGATGCTCCAAGTCCAGACAAATTCTTCACAATCAGTGGAGAGCCGTTCTTTGCTGAAGTTGGAGTTAAAAAATAA
- a CDS encoding radical SAM protein has protein sequence MLLERYLKVSENKLPAKFLILKSIDVCNFDNKDIDELWEMHENAMSEFRETTYIKNIKITHPNLLDLKIEIAKRIFENCHFCEHRCYVNRNKELGFCRIGESYYSSEFLHYGEEKVLIPSHTIFFCGCNFKCVFCQNWEISQVYFENLKVENYCKKVRPKLMAKIVEEKRTISKNVNFVGGEPTPHLLKILEILGYVNVNIPVVWNSNMYMSEETMYLLDGVVDLWLSDFKFGNDNCAERLSKIKNYCKVVKRNHLMINDEDIIIRHLVMPNHLECCTERIFKWIGKHLDAKVNVMFQYRPEYKATLYEDIDRTLTYKEMEKAHLLAKKYDLDTDV, from the coding sequence AAAATAAATTACCGGCAAAATTTTTAATTTTAAAGTCAATAGATGTTTGTAATTTTGACAATAAAGACATTGATGAACTCTGGGAAATGCATGAAAATGCAATGAGCGAATTTAGGGAAACAACATATATAAAAAACATCAAAATAACACATCCAAATTTGTTAGATTTAAAAATAGAGATAGCAAAGAGAATCTTTGAAAATTGTCATTTTTGTGAGCATAGGTGTTATGTAAATAGAAATAAAGAATTGGGGTTTTGTAGAATTGGAGAAAGTTATTATTCATCCGAATTTCTGCATTATGGTGAAGAAAAGGTTCTAATCCCATCCCACACAATATTCTTCTGTGGATGCAACTTTAAATGTGTATTTTGCCAGAATTGGGAAATTTCACAGGTTTATTTTGAAAACCTCAAAGTTGAAAACTACTGCAAAAAAGTTAGGCCCAAACTAATGGCAAAAATCGTAGAAGAAAAAAGAACAATATCCAAAAATGTAAATTTTGTAGGAGGGGAGCCAACACCTCACTTGCTAAAAATCTTAGAAATATTAGGGTATGTCAATGTAAATATTCCAGTGGTGTGGAACTCAAATATGTATATGAGTGAAGAAACCATGTATCTTTTAGATGGTGTTGTTGATTTATGGTTGAGTGATTTTAAGTTTGGAAACGATAACTGTGCTGAAAGGTTATCTAAGATAAAAAATTACTGCAAAGTTGTAAAAAGAAACCACTTGATGATAAATGATGAGGACATTATAATTAGGCACTTGGTTATGCCAAATCACTTAGAGTGTTGCACTGAGAGGATATTTAAGTGGATTGGAAAGCATTTAGATGCAAAGGTAAATGTTATGTTCCAATATCGGCCAGAATATAAGGCTACTCTTTATGAAGACATAGACAGGACTTTAACATACAAGGAAATGGAAAAAGCACATTTATTGGCTAAAAAATATGATTTAGACACTGATGTTTAG